In Penaeus vannamei isolate JL-2024 chromosome 15, ASM4276789v1, whole genome shotgun sequence, the following are encoded in one genomic region:
- the LOC113817524 gene encoding uncharacterized protein K02A2.6, with amino-acid sequence MAVQESSRRAVSRDVSAPLLLDRYSHYTARLACLPLNVSLIRQLQSRVPDSQYQPPHNFDGMERLLKPERLDCDSNSTTAAHEWRHWLQTFKTFIAVLPQENLNKLGLLINFVSPKIYESISECTTYDDALTTLQSQFVKPTNEVFARHRLATRRQEPGESLDVYFRALKILSKECNFKAVTATQHCEEYIRDAHGLSIRRRKTYGGAPSTRLLSAVHENSTNVSDLEPESVLAASATKAKCFFCGLLRHPRSKCPARDAVCHKCQKKGHFSKVCRTSSVSGSVTPNNSAMLATITSAATPSILSKAVARVSINGIEADGLIDSGSSESFIHPDLVKRHSLNVQHSKSAVTMASTSLSAHTSGVCKVNIKVNGRDYESVRLTVLPKLCSSVILGQDFQKLHESVQLNYGGDFPPLVICGLGVPKIDPPELFANLTADCHPVAAKSRRYSTEDREFIEKEVQRLLKEGIIEPSNSPWRAQVVVVKGESRKMRLAIDYSETINKFTLLDSYPLPRIDETVNKMAQYRIFSTIDLRSAYHQVAIKDTDKLYTAFEAGGKLYQFARIPFGVTNGVACFQRIMDSLIKEEGLVGTYAYLDNVTICGMTQQEHDGYLNKFLEAAARRNMTYNEDKCTFST; translated from the exons ATGGCTGTACAAGAATCT TCTCGGCGAGCTGTGAGCCGCGACGTGAGTGCTCCCTTACTCCTTGACCGCTACTCGCACTACACGGCCAGACTAGCATGCCTGCCTCTCAACGTGTCTCTTATTAGGCAACTTCAG tcTCGAGTGCCTGACAGTCAGTATCAACCACCTCATAACTTCGACGGAATGGAGCGTCTATTGAAACCTGAAAGGTTAGACTGTGACTCTAACTCGACCACAGCGGCACATGAGTGGCGGCATTGGCTGCAGACCTTCAAGACCTTCATCGCCGTTCTGCCACAAGAGAATCTGAACAAGCTGGGACTTCTCATCAATTTTGTGTCGCCAAAGATTTATGAAAGTATTTCCGAGTGCACTACCTACGACGACGCCTTAACTACACTACAATCTCAGTTTGTGAAACCAACTAATGAAGTGTTCGCGCGCCACCGCCTTGCGACTCGTCGTCAGGAACCAGGCGAGTCTTTGGATGTGTATTTTCGTGCTCTGAAAATTCTTAGTAAAGAGTGTAATTTTAAGGCGGTAACAGCAACTCAGCACTGTGAAGAATACATTAGGGATGC GCACGGGCTCTCGATTCGGCGCAGAAAAACTTATGGAGGTGCTCCGTCCACGCGCCTGTTGAGTGCAGTACATGAAAATTCAACTAATGTTAGTGATTTAGAACCCGAATCCGTTCTCGCGGCAAGTGCTACGAAAGCAAAATGTTTCTTTTGTGGTCTTCTACGGCATCCACGTTCAAAGTGCCCTGCTCGTGATGCGGTGTGTCATAAGTGCCAGAAGAAGGGTCATTTCTCGAAAGTGTGCCGTACCTCCAGTGTAAGTGGTTCTGTGACTCCTAACAATAGCGCTATGCTTGCTACCATAACTAGTGCTGCTACTCCTAGCATCTTGTCAAAGGCAGTTGCGAGAGTTTCGATCAACGGAATCGAAGCTGATGGCCTCATTGACAGTGGTAGTTCAGAGAGTTTCATTCATCCAGATCTAGTTAAACGCCACTCATTAAATGTACAACACTCTAAAAGTGCTGTGACCATggcttccacttctctttctgcTCACACGTCTGGAGTTTGCAAAGTTAACATTAAAGTGAACGGCCGGGATTATGAAAGTGTACGCCTCACTGTGCTCCCGAAGTTATGTTCTAGCGTAATTCTTGGCCAAGACTTTCAGAAACTCCATGAAAGTGTTCAGTTGAATTACGGTGGTGATTTTCCCCCGCTCGTTATTTGTGGACTCGGTGTGCCAAAGATTGATCCTCCAGAGTTGTTTGCCAATCTTACAGCTGATTGCCATCCTGTTGCAGCCAAATCCCGGCGCTACTCCACTGAAGACCGCGAATTTATAGAAAAAGAAGTACAAAGGCTATTGAAGGAAGGAATCATCGAACCAAGCAACTCTCCGTGGCGTGCTCAAGTGGTTGTCGTGAAAGGCGAGTCCCGCAAGATGCGGCTGGCCATAGACTATTCTGAAACCATCAATAAGTTTACACTCCTTGATAGTTACCCCCTTCCTCGTATTGATGAAACAGTGAATAAGATGGCACAGTATAGAATTTTTAGTACCATTGATCTGCGCAGTGCTTATCATCAAGTGGCCATCAAAGATACAGACAAGTTGTATACGGCTTTTGAAGCAGGAGGTAAACTTTACCAGTTTGCAAGAATCCCATTCGGTGTCACTAATGGAGTTGCTTGTTTCCAAAGAATTATGGATTCGCTGATCAAGGAGGAAGGACTTGTTGGTACCTACGCCTATTTAGATAATGTCACCATCTGTGGAATGACGCAACAAGAACATGATGGCTATCTCAACAAGTTCCTTGAAGCTGCTGCGAGGAGAAACATGACCTACAATGAAGATAAGTGCACCTTTTCAACCTGA